The Streptomyces hundungensis genome contains the following window.
AGGTCGGGATGTGGGTGGCCTCGGTCTCGACGGAGAGCGTGTTCAGCACGTTCTCGACGAGGAAGCTGCCCGGGGCCAGGTCGCCCTCGGTCTCGACCGCGACCTCGACCGTGACCTTCTCGCCCTTCTTGACGAGCAGCAGGTCGACGTGGACCAGGTAGCCCTTGATGGCGTCACGCTGGACGGCCTTCGGGATCGCGAGCTCGGTCTTGCCGTCGATGTCCAGGGACAGCAGCACGTTCGCGGTACGCAGCGCGAGCAGCAGGTCGTGGCCCGGAAGGGTGACGTGGACCGGCTCGGTGCCGTGACCGTAGATGACGCCGGGAACCTTGTTCTCACGGCGGATGC
Protein-coding sequences here:
- a CDS encoding 50S ribosomal protein L25/general stress protein Ctc, with the translated sequence MSEVKLAAEVRTSFGKGAARSIRRENKVPGVIYGHGTEPVHVTLPGHDLLLALRTANVLLSLDIDGKTELAIPKAVQRDAIKGYLVHVDLLLVKKGEKVTVEVAVETEGDLAPGSFLVENVLNTLSVETEATHIPTSVTVSIEGLEAGAAIHAKDIELPAGTTLATDPEAVVIQILSAQAEEPAADAEAGEGAEA